The genomic interval CCGCCGACGCAGACCTTCAGCGGCGAGCTGCACCTGCAGGTCGGCGCCAAGCCGGTCGTGCTGCTCGAGGTCGGCCCGGCGCACACGCGCGGCGACACCCTCGTCTGGCTGCCGGCCGACGGCGTCGTCTTCACCGGCGACATCCTGTTCGTCGACGGCACGCCGATCATGTGGGCGGGCCCGGTGGGAAACTGGATCGCCGCGTGCGAGCGGATCGCCGCGCTCGGCGCGAGCGTGGTGGTCCCGGGGCACGGTCCGATCACCGACGCGGCCGGCGCTCTTCGCGTCCGCGACTACCTGGTCTACGTGCGCGACGAGACGCGGCGCCGCTTCGACGCCGGCCTCTCGCCCGCGGACGCCGCGCGCGACATCGCGCTCGGAAGCTACTCGGACTGGGGCGACTCCGAGCGGATCGCGGTCAACGTGCACACGCTCTACCGCGAGTGGAGCGACGGCGCGCTCGGCCGCGCGAACGCGATCGAGCTCTTCGGACTGATGGCGGAGCTCGACCGTCGGCGAGCGCGGAGGCGCGTCTAGGGAGCCGACCCGGGCGACTTCGCCGCTCCGCCCTTCTCGACGCTGATCAGCTCCACCTCGAAACGCAGCGCCGCGCCCGGCGCGATCATCTCGCCCGAACCCGGCGGCAGCCCCGTGTCCCCGTAGGCGAGATCGGCGGGGCACGTGATCACCGCCTTCCCGCC from Deltaproteobacteria bacterium carries:
- a CDS encoding MBL fold metallo-hydrolase produces the protein MRSWKYEKGLHELGNGSFAWLQPDGSWGWSNAGLVCDGGESLLVDTLFDLRLTAEMLEAMRRAAPAASRIGTLVNTHANGDHCYGNSLVAGARIVASRASAEEMDELPPATMAGLMKSAAALGPAGEFLARCFGPFEFSGVPHAPPTQTFSGELHLQVGAKPVVLLEVGPAHTRGDTLVWLPADGVVFTGDILFVDGTPIMWAGPVGNWIAACERIAALGASVVVPGHGPITDAAGALRVRDYLVYVRDETRRRFDAGLSPADAARDIALGSYSDWGDSERIAVNVHTLYREWSDGALGRANAIELFGLMAELDRRRARRRV